In one Achromobacter spanius genomic region, the following are encoded:
- a CDS encoding acyl-CoA dehydrogenase family protein, whose amino-acid sequence MNFEHTEDRRMLSDMLRRFVSEQYDFATRERHAQSPQGYSVEFWRRYAELGAIGALFTEADGGLGGAGFDISVVFEALGRGLVVEPFLDALMVGSAIAAAGTPAQREAVDGLISGAITAALAQAEPDSGYELARVSTRAERAGDGWVLNGAKAVVTAGEHADLFLVSARTSGAEDDEAGISLFLVSAGTPGLEVRGYGLIDGGRAAEVTLTDVKLGPEALLGEAGAGYPLLERATGRGILALCAEAVGAMDCARDATLEYLRTRRQFGTPIGSFQALQHRMADVLLEIEQARSAVINAAAALDNPDRVTRERALSAAKFTIGRIGTLVAEESIQLHGGIGMTWELPLAHYAKRLVMIDHQLGDEDHHLRRYIALAQA is encoded by the coding sequence ATGAACTTTGAACACACCGAAGACCGGCGCATGCTGTCCGACATGCTGCGCCGCTTTGTCAGCGAGCAGTACGACTTCGCCACCCGCGAACGCCATGCGCAATCGCCCCAGGGCTACAGCGTGGAATTCTGGCGCCGCTATGCCGAGCTTGGCGCGATCGGCGCCTTGTTCACCGAGGCCGATGGTGGCCTGGGCGGCGCGGGCTTTGATATCTCGGTCGTCTTCGAGGCGCTGGGACGCGGCCTGGTCGTGGAACCCTTTCTGGACGCCTTGATGGTGGGCAGCGCCATCGCCGCCGCCGGCACGCCCGCGCAGCGCGAAGCCGTGGACGGCCTGATCTCGGGCGCCATCACCGCTGCTCTGGCACAAGCGGAACCGGATTCCGGCTATGAGTTGGCGCGGGTCAGCACGCGCGCCGAACGCGCGGGCGACGGCTGGGTGCTCAACGGCGCCAAGGCCGTGGTCACGGCGGGCGAACACGCGGACCTATTCCTGGTGTCGGCGCGTACGTCCGGCGCGGAAGATGACGAAGCCGGCATCAGCCTGTTCTTGGTCAGCGCCGGCACGCCCGGCCTGGAGGTGCGCGGCTATGGCCTGATCGACGGCGGACGCGCCGCCGAAGTCACGCTGACCGACGTCAAGCTGGGGCCCGAGGCCCTGCTGGGCGAGGCCGGCGCGGGCTACCCGCTGCTGGAACGCGCCACCGGGCGCGGCATCCTGGCGCTGTGCGCCGAAGCCGTGGGCGCGATGGACTGCGCCCGCGACGCCACGCTGGAATACCTGCGCACGCGCCGCCAGTTCGGCACGCCCATCGGCAGCTTCCAGGCCTTGCAGCACCGCATGGCTGATGTGCTGCTGGAAATTGAACAGGCGCGCTCAGCCGTCATCAACGCCGCCGCCGCGCTGGACAACCCCGACCGCGTCACCCGCGAACGCGCCCTGTCCGCCGCCAAGTTCACCATCGGCCGCATCGGCACGCTGGTGGCCGAAGAAAGCATCCAGTTGCACGGCGGCATCGGCATGACCTGGGAACTGCCGCTGGCGCACTACGCCAAGCGCCTCGTCATGATCGACCACCAGTTGGGCGACGAAGACCATCACCTGCGCCGCTACATCGCGCTGGCGCAGGCGTGA
- a CDS encoding acyl-CoA synthetase, which produces MTQAHAAQPPLSPPFSAPFPVRSAADVQRLQARPLAETLTVQSTYEIFRNSAAAFGDKTALTFLRSANPDDEAIRWSYRELLAGIHQTANLLHDLGVRAGDAVAVMLPGCLEYHLALWGGEAAGIVQPLNPLLTEDKLASLMTTARAKVLIAYGADADCEMWSKALRLRERVPSLQTLLRVAPHTEPLSDRPALPDYALDFNANRSAQPADRLLSERVIRASDVAAYFHTGGTTGAPKLAIHTHANQVFTAWAAVQLQNAGPTDVVINGYPLFHVAGVLPASLAALSAGVETVIPTPMLLRNRDVLRNYWRLVEKHRATSLQGVPTILAALADVPLAGADISSLRYCRTGAAPLPAELAARFKRLFGLQVNESLGMTEMAGISSITPPGSVFPVNCVGYPLPYVQVRIVGLDIPAGQAAKDLPPGTPGMVLFKAPNVIPGFLDPADTARAFTEDGWLISGDVGFMDAEGRLHLQGRAKDLIIRSGHNIDPKTIEDALATHPAVHLCAAVGAPDAYAGELPVAFVTLMEGAQATEAELVAYAAAHVDEGPARPKRVIVLDAMPMTNVGKIYKPDLRHLATAVSVEAVVARTLQTAGLAEDSNIFRVLADAQPDVAVEAASGVSAPLKEQLREALARLPVKVVLRD; this is translated from the coding sequence ATGACGCAGGCCCACGCTGCTCAGCCACCGCTATCACCTCCGTTCTCGGCGCCGTTCCCCGTGCGCAGCGCCGCCGACGTGCAGCGGCTGCAAGCGCGCCCGCTGGCGGAAACGCTGACGGTGCAAAGCACCTACGAGATCTTCCGCAACTCGGCCGCGGCCTTTGGCGACAAGACCGCGCTGACTTTTCTGCGGTCGGCGAATCCGGATGACGAAGCCATCCGCTGGAGCTATCGCGAACTGCTGGCCGGCATCCACCAGACAGCCAACCTGCTGCACGACCTGGGCGTGCGCGCGGGCGACGCCGTGGCCGTGATGCTGCCCGGTTGCCTGGAATACCACCTGGCGCTGTGGGGGGGCGAGGCCGCCGGCATTGTCCAGCCGCTGAACCCGCTGCTGACGGAAGACAAGCTGGCCTCGCTGATGACAACCGCGCGCGCCAAGGTGCTGATCGCCTACGGCGCGGACGCCGATTGCGAAATGTGGTCCAAGGCGCTGCGGCTGCGCGAGCGCGTGCCCAGCCTGCAAACCCTGCTGCGCGTGGCGCCGCACACCGAGCCGCTGTCAGACCGCCCCGCCCTGCCCGACTACGCGCTGGACTTCAACGCCAACCGCTCGGCGCAACCGGCCGACCGCCTGCTCAGCGAACGGGTCATCCGCGCCAGCGACGTGGCGGCCTACTTCCACACGGGCGGTACCACGGGCGCGCCCAAGCTGGCCATCCACACCCACGCCAACCAGGTCTTCACCGCCTGGGCGGCCGTGCAGTTGCAGAACGCGGGGCCGACCGACGTGGTCATCAACGGCTATCCGCTATTCCACGTGGCGGGCGTGTTGCCGGCCTCGTTGGCGGCCTTGTCGGCCGGCGTGGAAACCGTGATCCCCACCCCCATGCTGCTGCGCAACCGCGACGTGCTGCGCAACTACTGGCGCCTGGTCGAAAAGCATCGCGCGACGTCCTTGCAAGGTGTGCCGACCATATTGGCGGCGCTGGCCGACGTGCCGCTGGCGGGCGCCGATATCTCGTCCTTGCGCTATTGCCGCACCGGCGCCGCGCCGCTGCCCGCCGAACTGGCCGCGCGCTTCAAGCGGCTGTTCGGCCTGCAAGTGAATGAAAGCCTGGGCATGACGGAGATGGCCGGCATCTCGTCCATCACGCCGCCGGGCTCGGTGTTTCCCGTCAACTGCGTGGGCTACCCGCTGCCCTACGTGCAGGTACGCATCGTCGGCCTGGACATCCCCGCTGGGCAAGCCGCGAAGGACCTGCCACCGGGCACGCCCGGCATGGTGTTGTTCAAGGCGCCTAACGTGATCCCCGGTTTTCTGGACCCCGCCGACACCGCCCGCGCCTTCACCGAAGACGGCTGGTTGATCAGCGGCGACGTGGGCTTCATGGATGCCGAAGGCCGGCTGCATTTGCAAGGCCGCGCCAAGGACTTGATTATTCGCAGCGGCCACAACATCGACCCCAAGACCATCGAAGACGCGCTGGCCACGCACCCGGCCGTGCACCTGTGCGCCGCCGTCGGCGCGCCAGACGCCTATGCCGGCGAATTGCCGGTGGCCTTCGTCACGCTGATGGAAGGCGCGCAAGCCACCGAAGCCGAACTCGTTGCCTACGCGGCCGCGCACGTGGATGAAGGCCCGGCGCGGCCCAAGCGCGTCATCGTGCTGGACGCCATGCCCATGACCAACGTGGGCAAGATCTACAAACCTGATTTGCGCCACCTGGCCACTGCCGTATCGGTAGAGGCGGTGGTGGCGCGCACCCTGCAAACGGCCGGGCTGGCGGAAGACAGCAATATCTTCCGCGTGCTGGCCGATGCGCAACCGGATGTCGCTGTTGAAGCGGCATCCGGCGTGTCCGCGCCGCTGAAGGAGCAGTTGCGCGAAGCCTTGGCGCGCTTGCCGGTCAAAGTCGTGCTGCGCGACTGA
- a CDS encoding tripartite tricarboxylate transporter substrate binding protein, producing the protein MLKMPKRRACLAALLLATTGAALPLAANAQTDFPTKPITLIVPFPAGGSTDRHLRIVAQDASKYLGQQVIVENRPGAGGTLGPATMARTAKPDGYTISLYTLAMLRMPYMQKSSWDPINDFSFIIGLSGYTFGFTVRSDSPYKTFNEYIEAARKAPGTIDYGSTGVGSSPHLLIEEIALNSKVKLNHVPFKGNADMQQALLGGHVMAQSDATGWDQFVDSGKMRLLVTFGEKRTTRWPDVPTAQELGYKVVSTSPYGLAGPKGMDPAVVKTLHDAFKKALFDKASMDVMKQLNQEPAYRNSADYKAWAQATFVKEKDLIEYLGLMAKD; encoded by the coding sequence ATGCTGAAGATGCCCAAGCGCCGCGCCTGCCTGGCCGCACTGCTGCTTGCCACCACCGGCGCCGCCTTGCCGCTGGCCGCCAACGCGCAAACCGACTTTCCCACCAAGCCCATCACGCTGATCGTGCCCTTCCCGGCCGGCGGCTCCACCGACCGCCACCTGCGCATCGTGGCGCAGGACGCCTCCAAATACCTGGGTCAGCAGGTCATCGTGGAAAACCGGCCCGGCGCGGGCGGCACCCTGGGCCCGGCCACCATGGCGCGCACCGCCAAGCCCGACGGCTACACCATCAGCCTGTACACGCTGGCCATGCTGCGCATGCCGTACATGCAGAAAAGCAGCTGGGATCCCATCAACGACTTCAGCTTCATCATCGGCTTGTCGGGCTACACCTTCGGCTTCACGGTGCGTTCGGACTCGCCGTACAAGACCTTCAACGAATACATCGAGGCCGCTCGCAAGGCGCCGGGCACCATCGACTACGGCTCCACCGGCGTGGGTTCGTCGCCGCACCTGCTGATTGAAGAAATCGCCCTAAATTCCAAGGTCAAGCTGAACCACGTGCCGTTCAAGGGCAACGCCGACATGCAGCAGGCGCTGTTGGGCGGCCACGTCATGGCGCAAAGCGACGCCACCGGCTGGGACCAGTTCGTGGACTCCGGCAAGATGCGCTTGTTGGTCACTTTCGGCGAAAAGCGCACCACGCGCTGGCCCGACGTGCCCACCGCGCAAGAGCTCGGCTACAAGGTGGTGTCGACCTCGCCGTATGGCCTGGCCGGCCCCAAGGGCATGGACCCGGCCGTCGTGAAAACGCTGCATGACGCCTTCAAGAAGGCGCTGTTCGACAAAGCCAGCATGGACGTCATGAAGCAACTGAACCAGGAACCCGCGTACCGCAACAGCGCGGACTACAAGGCCTGGGCGCAAGCCACGTTCGTGAAAGAGAAGGACCTGATCGAATACCTGGGCTTGATGGCGAAGGATTGA
- a CDS encoding GntR family transcriptional regulator, with product MTQEVPLDPSADDIAREVAAAIVAHKLPPGTRLREEALARVYKVSRTKIRAALLMLSKDKLINIVPDKGAFVSKPDANEAREVYAVRRILEAALAKEFVARATAADYRRIDAHLAEERLAVQAGDVQKRNYLLGHFHILLAEAVGNSVLTGMLRELSARSAVITVLYQSSHDASCSSQEHHAFIEAARAGDTERACALMDEHLEHVQTALNFTEDGTGGGDLVTALLS from the coding sequence ATGACCCAGGAAGTTCCGCTAGACCCCAGCGCCGACGATATTGCCCGCGAAGTGGCCGCCGCCATCGTGGCGCACAAGCTTCCGCCGGGTACGCGCTTGCGCGAAGAAGCGCTGGCGCGGGTCTACAAGGTCAGCCGCACCAAGATCCGCGCGGCGTTGCTGATGCTGTCCAAGGACAAGCTGATCAACATCGTTCCCGACAAGGGCGCGTTTGTCAGCAAGCCGGACGCCAACGAAGCGCGCGAAGTCTATGCCGTGCGCCGCATCCTGGAAGCCGCGCTGGCCAAGGAATTCGTGGCGCGCGCCACCGCCGCCGACTACCGCCGTATTGACGCCCACCTGGCCGAGGAACGGCTGGCGGTGCAAGCCGGCGACGTGCAAAAGCGCAACTATCTGCTGGGGCATTTCCACATTCTGCTGGCCGAAGCCGTGGGCAATTCGGTGCTGACGGGCATGCTGCGCGAACTGTCCGCGCGCAGCGCCGTGATCACCGTGCTGTACCAAAGCTCGCATGACGCCAGTTGCTCGTCGCAAGAGCACCACGCTTTCATCGAGGCCGCGCGCGCGGGCGACACCGAACGCGCTTGCGCGCTGATGGACGAACACCTGGAACACGTACAGACCGCGCTGAATTTCACCGAAGACGGCACGGGTGGCGGAGACTTGGTCACGGCGCTGCTTAGCTGA
- a CDS encoding LysR family transcriptional regulator: MQWTLDQLRHFVAAADAGSFSAAARALGRAQSAVSTSVGLLEADLGVELFDRSRRNATLTPAGEVMLQEARELLRQAGGLDQRALSFAAGQDARLSIALDEALPYQVLGALMVEVAERFPALELTQLNGTATEVADYVQQGRASIAFHFDRGDPGSAFAHRYLGHVAQAVFVASGHPLAALAEVTRSDLARYRQLVMQMEGVEEVVLSPTVWRTDSFYSIAGMVADELGWAILPLNIAEYESFRRTLTRVPCTGLSLPMLSVRTLWLQGASLSTTELWLQQRMGQMLGGTTAG, encoded by the coding sequence ATGCAATGGACCTTGGATCAACTTCGGCATTTCGTGGCAGCGGCGGATGCCGGTTCCTTTTCTGCCGCGGCGCGTGCGCTGGGCCGCGCGCAGTCCGCCGTCAGTACCTCGGTGGGCCTGTTGGAGGCCGACCTGGGCGTGGAATTGTTCGACCGCTCGCGGCGCAACGCTACGCTGACGCCCGCTGGCGAAGTGATGCTGCAAGAGGCGCGTGAACTGCTGCGGCAGGCGGGCGGGCTGGATCAGCGGGCCTTGTCTTTCGCGGCGGGGCAGGACGCGCGACTGTCGATCGCGCTGGACGAAGCGCTGCCGTACCAGGTGCTGGGCGCGCTGATGGTGGAAGTGGCTGAGCGCTTTCCCGCCCTGGAACTCACGCAGTTGAACGGCACCGCGACCGAGGTGGCCGACTACGTGCAGCAGGGTCGCGCCAGCATTGCGTTCCACTTCGACCGGGGCGACCCCGGCAGCGCCTTCGCGCACCGTTATCTGGGCCATGTGGCGCAGGCGGTGTTCGTGGCGTCGGGCCATCCGCTGGCGGCCCTGGCCGAGGTCACGCGCAGCGACCTGGCGCGTTACCGGCAACTGGTCATGCAGATGGAAGGCGTGGAAGAGGTGGTGCTGAGCCCCACCGTTTGGCGCACGGACAGCTTCTACAGCATTGCCGGCATGGTGGCCGACGAACTGGGCTGGGCGATCCTGCCGTTGAACATCGCCGAATACGAAAGCTTTCGCAGAACGCTGACGCGGGTGCCGTGCACAGGCTTGTCCTTGCCGATGTTGTCGGTGCGTACCTTGTGGCTGCAAGGCGCGTCGTTAAGCACGACCGAGCTTTGGCTACAGCAGCGCATGGGGCAGATGCTGGGTGGGACGACTGCGGGGTGA
- a CDS encoding MFS transporter, with the protein MQRTHSNAVATADPRRWLVLGIVSIALLLIVVDMTVLYTALPRLTHELGVTASEKLWIVNVYGLVVSGLLLGMGTLGDRLGHKRLFMMGLVVFGVASLAAAYSPGAASLIAARVLLAVGAAMMMPATLSIIRLTFAQERERAVAIGIWASVASGGAALGPVVGGVLLEHFWWGSVFLINVPIVLLALPLAWRCIPASRAAAARPWDLMGSLQVMAGLILCAYALKELGRATTSWLHAGLACAAGVTILTLFVRRQRRRPYPLIDFAIFRNATFSSGVAAALFAGAALLGLELVFSQRLQLVLGMSPIQAALFILPLPLAAFVAGPLAGWLLAYMRGPRLMFLALAVSAAGMGAYLLCYDGAILPQMLSLSVLGLGIGATMTAASSSIMQSATPERAGMAASIEEVSYELGGALGVTLMGSILSGVYANTLDVPPALAAAPALRDSLDEALIVAEGLPTDLAATLTHLAKTAFDTGYAAVIATATVMLLATAAFVLLNRTRRQPARG; encoded by the coding sequence ATGCAGCGGACTCATTCGAACGCTGTCGCCACGGCCGACCCGCGCCGTTGGCTGGTGCTGGGCATTGTGTCCATTGCCTTGTTGTTGATCGTGGTGGACATGACGGTGCTGTACACCGCCCTGCCCCGGCTCACGCACGAGCTGGGCGTGACCGCGTCTGAAAAATTGTGGATCGTGAACGTGTACGGCTTGGTCGTATCCGGCCTGCTGCTGGGCATGGGCACGCTGGGTGACCGGCTGGGCCACAAGCGCCTGTTCATGATGGGCTTGGTCGTCTTCGGCGTGGCCTCGCTGGCCGCCGCCTATTCGCCGGGCGCGGCGTCCTTGATTGCGGCGCGCGTGCTGCTGGCGGTGGGCGCGGCCATGATGATGCCGGCCACCTTGTCCATCATCCGCCTGACGTTCGCCCAGGAACGCGAGCGCGCCGTGGCCATCGGCATCTGGGCGTCGGTGGCCTCCGGCGGCGCGGCGCTGGGGCCGGTGGTGGGCGGCGTGCTGCTGGAGCATTTCTGGTGGGGCTCGGTGTTCCTGATCAACGTGCCCATCGTGCTGCTTGCGCTGCCGTTGGCCTGGCGCTGCATTCCCGCCAGCCGCGCCGCCGCCGCCCGCCCCTGGGACCTGATGGGCTCCTTGCAGGTCATGGCGGGTTTGATCCTGTGCGCCTACGCGCTGAAAGAACTGGGCCGCGCCACCACCTCGTGGCTGCATGCCGGACTGGCTTGCGCGGCCGGGGTCACCATCTTGACCTTGTTCGTGCGCCGCCAGCGTCGCCGCCCATATCCGCTGATCGACTTCGCCATTTTCCGCAACGCCACCTTCAGTTCGGGCGTAGCCGCCGCACTGTTCGCGGGCGCCGCGCTTTTGGGGCTGGAACTGGTGTTCAGCCAGCGCCTGCAACTGGTGCTGGGCATGTCGCCGATTCAGGCCGCGCTGTTCATCCTGCCGCTGCCGCTTGCCGCCTTCGTGGCGGGGCCGCTGGCGGGCTGGCTGCTGGCCTATATGCGTGGCCCGCGCCTGATGTTCCTGGCGCTGGCCGTGTCGGCCGCGGGCATGGGCGCTTACCTGCTGTGCTATGACGGCGCCATCCTGCCGCAAATGCTCAGCCTGAGCGTGCTGGGCCTGGGCATCGGCGCGACCATGACGGCGGCGTCCAGCTCCATCATGCAAAGCGCCACACCGGAACGCGCCGGCATGGCGGCGTCGATTGAAGAGGTGTCCTACGAATTGGGCGGCGCGCTAGGCGTGACGCTGATGGGGTCGATCCTGTCGGGCGTGTATGCCAACACGCTGGACGTGCCCCCTGCCCTGGCCGCTGCGCCCGCGTTGCGTGACAGCTTGGACGAGGCGCTGATCGTGGCGGAAGGCCTGCCGACGGACCTGGCGGCCACCTTGACGCACTTGGCCAAGACCGCGTTCGACACCGGCTATGCCGCCGTGATCGCCACCGCCACCGTCATGCTGCTGGCCACCGCCGCGTTCGTGCTGCTGAACCGCACGCGCCGGCAGCCGGCCCGGGGCTGA
- a CDS encoding cystathionine gamma-synthase family protein, producing the protein MTYSTYHKKDIFGRPLHAETQMMSYGYDPFLSEGAVKPPVFLTSTFAFRSAEDGAAFFDVVSGRKPLPQGESAGLVYSRFNHPNLEIVEDRLALLDGSEAAAVTASGMAAISAVLMAFLRPGDQLVQSLPLYGGTETLIAKVFPEWGIGSHAIRDGLSPQAMRAALEEAAAKGPVRVLYVETPANPTNALIDFEGMKNELDAFETRHGYRPVSVCDNTLLGPIFQKPADHGVDLCVYSLTKYVGGHSDLVAGAVTGSKDLIKKVRAIRSAFGSQLDPHSCWMITRSMETVVLRMKQAARTATKVAQWLAGNPYEKVVIYHPEMIADRAYQEVYKRQCTGPGSTFAFVLEGGRERAFRFINALHLFKSAVSLGGTESLVCHPASTTHSGVPAEERAAAGVSEGLIRISIGLEHEEDLIADMDHAFRIR; encoded by the coding sequence ATGACGTATTCGACTTATCACAAGAAGGATATTTTTGGACGCCCGCTGCATGCGGAAACGCAGATGATGTCCTATGGCTATGACCCCTTTCTGTCCGAAGGCGCGGTCAAGCCGCCTGTTTTCTTGACGTCCACCTTCGCGTTCCGGTCCGCCGAGGACGGCGCGGCCTTCTTTGATGTGGTGTCGGGCCGCAAGCCCTTGCCGCAGGGCGAATCCGCCGGGCTGGTCTACAGCCGCTTCAATCATCCCAATCTGGAAATCGTGGAAGACCGGCTGGCCTTGCTGGATGGGTCCGAGGCGGCGGCGGTCACGGCCAGCGGCATGGCCGCCATCAGCGCCGTGCTGATGGCGTTCTTGCGCCCCGGCGATCAGTTGGTGCAGTCACTGCCCCTGTATGGCGGCACCGAGACGCTGATTGCCAAGGTGTTTCCGGAATGGGGCATCGGCTCGCACGCCATCCGCGACGGCCTGTCGCCCCAGGCCATGCGCGCGGCGCTGGAGGAGGCGGCGGCCAAGGGGCCGGTGCGCGTGCTTTACGTGGAAACGCCGGCCAACCCCACCAACGCGCTGATCGATTTCGAAGGCATGAAGAACGAGCTGGATGCCTTTGAAACGCGCCACGGCTATCGCCCCGTATCAGTGTGCGACAACACGCTGCTGGGGCCTATTTTTCAAAAGCCGGCCGACCATGGCGTGGACCTGTGCGTGTATTCGCTGACGAAGTACGTGGGCGGCCACAGCGACCTGGTGGCGGGCGCCGTCACGGGCAGCAAGGACCTGATCAAGAAGGTGCGCGCCATTCGCAGCGCGTTCGGCTCGCAACTGGACCCGCATTCGTGCTGGATGATCACGCGGTCGATGGAAACGGTGGTGCTGCGCATGAAGCAGGCGGCGCGCACGGCCACCAAGGTGGCGCAATGGCTGGCCGGCAATCCGTATGAGAAGGTCGTTATCTATCATCCGGAGATGATCGCTGACCGCGCCTACCAAGAGGTCTATAAGCGCCAGTGCACCGGCCCCGGCTCCACCTTCGCCTTCGTACTTGAGGGCGGCCGCGAGCGGGCGTTCCGCTTCATCAACGCGCTGCATCTGTTCAAGTCGGCGGTCAGCCTGGGCGGCACGGAATCGCTGGTGTGCCACCCGGCGTCCACCACGCATTCCGGCGTGCCGGCCGAGGAGCGCGCGGCGGCGGGCGTGTCGGAGGGGCTGATCCGGATTTCGATCGGGCTGGAGCACGAAGAAGATTTGATCGCCGATATGGACCACGCTTTTCGGATTCGGTGA
- a CDS encoding response regulator, producing the protein MHPPIDSAGSADLNAHAAMVLLVDDQVMVAEAIRRALVVEGNIDFHYCSDPHKALTVAIQTRPTVILQDLVLPGVDGLSLVKEYRTHPVTRDIPIIVLSTKEDAAIKSAAFSSGANDYLVKLPDSIELVARIRYHSRSYLALVQRDEAYQALRQSQQQLLESNMELRRLTNSDGLTGLGNRRYFDEYLTAEWQRARRDSREISMLMIDVDHFKAYNDTYGHIAGDEALKRVANTIFASCDRSTDLAARFGGEEFALVLPGTPGGSARLAAEKLRRAVEAMQIPQKDLGSGPWLTVSIGTATAIPTDDQPCTDLIRAADRGLYQAKHHGRNRVVPGQLQADE; encoded by the coding sequence ATGCACCCTCCCATAGATAGCGCCGGCTCGGCGGATTTGAACGCCCACGCGGCCATGGTGCTGCTGGTTGACGATCAGGTCATGGTGGCCGAAGCGATCCGGCGCGCGCTGGTGGTGGAGGGCAATATCGATTTCCACTATTGCTCGGACCCTCACAAAGCGCTGACCGTGGCCATTCAGACGCGGCCCACCGTCATCCTGCAAGACCTGGTGCTGCCCGGCGTGGACGGCTTGAGCCTGGTAAAGGAATACCGCACTCATCCGGTCACGCGCGACATTCCCATCATCGTGCTGTCCACCAAGGAAGACGCCGCCATCAAGAGCGCGGCGTTTTCGTCGGGCGCCAACGATTATCTGGTGAAGCTGCCGGACTCCATCGAACTGGTGGCGCGCATCCGTTACCACTCGCGCTCGTACCTGGCGCTGGTGCAGCGCGACGAGGCCTACCAGGCGCTGCGCCAAAGCCAGCAGCAGTTGCTGGAAAGCAATATGGAACTGCGGCGGCTGACCAATTCCGATGGCTTGACGGGCCTGGGCAACCGCCGCTACTTCGATGAATACCTCACTGCCGAATGGCAGCGTGCGCGCCGCGACAGCCGCGAGATCAGCATGTTGATGATCGACGTGGACCACTTCAAGGCCTACAACGACACCTACGGCCACATCGCCGGCGACGAAGCGCTCAAGCGCGTGGCCAACACCATCTTCGCCAGTTGCGACCGTTCCACCGACCTGGCGGCCCGCTTTGGTGGCGAAGAGTTCGCGCTGGTGCTGCCTGGCACGCCGGGTGGCAGCGCGCGCCTGGCGGCCGAAAAGCTGCGCCGCGCGGTCGAGGCCATGCAGATTCCGCAAAAGGATCTGGGCTCGGGACCCTGGCTGACCGTCAGCATCGGCACGGCCACGGCCATTCCCACTGACGACCAGCCCTGCACCGACTTGATCCGGGCGGCCGACCGTGGCCTCTACCAAGCCAAGCACCACGGCCGCAACCGCGTCGTGCCCGGCCAGTTGCAGGCGGACGAATAG
- a CDS encoding chemotaxis response regulator protein-glutamate methylesterase: MRIGIVNDLQIAVETLRRAIALEPGLEVAWVASNGEEAVAQCARDRPDVVLMDLIMPVMDGVEATRRIMAESPCAIVVVTVDVARHTARVFDAMGHGALDAVDTPVVGGGDLRTAAAPLLRKIRNIGWLIGRYGSRPNLTPVPKAAPRADAQRLLVIGASAGGPATLAQLLRDVPLDFPAGIVLVQHVDASFAAGMADWLNDQVLLPVRLVREGERPLPGQVLLAGTDDHLHLLADGTLRYTPDPKESLYRPSIDVFFHSVAQHWRGTAVGVLLTGMGQDGARGLKAMRERGCLTIAQDQATSAVYGMPKAAAALQAAVEIKPLDQIAPRVIQALA; this comes from the coding sequence GTGAGAATCGGCATCGTCAACGATCTGCAAATAGCGGTTGAAACCCTGCGGCGCGCCATCGCGCTGGAACCCGGGCTGGAAGTGGCATGGGTGGCGTCCAACGGCGAAGAGGCCGTGGCCCAGTGCGCGCGCGACCGGCCCGACGTGGTGCTGATGGACCTGATCATGCCCGTCATGGATGGGGTGGAAGCCACGCGCCGCATCATGGCCGAGTCGCCGTGCGCCATTGTGGTGGTTACCGTGGACGTGGCCCGCCACACCGCGCGGGTGTTCGACGCCATGGGCCACGGCGCGCTGGACGCGGTCGATACGCCCGTGGTGGGCGGGGGCGATCTGCGCACCGCCGCCGCGCCCTTGCTGCGCAAGATACGCAACATAGGCTGGCTGATCGGTCGCTACGGCAGCCGGCCCAACTTGACCCCCGTGCCCAAGGCTGCCCCCCGCGCCGATGCGCAGCGGCTGCTGGTCATCGGCGCATCGGCGGGCGGCCCGGCCACGCTGGCCCAGTTGCTGCGCGACGTGCCGCTGGATTTTCCCGCCGGCATTGTGCTGGTGCAGCATGTGGATGCGTCGTTTGCCGCGGGCATGGCCGACTGGTTGAACGACCAGGTGCTATTGCCCGTGCGCTTGGTGCGCGAAGGCGAACGCCCCTTGCCGGGCCAGGTCCTGCTGGCGGGCACCGACGACCACCTGCATCTGCTGGCCGACGGCACCCTGCGTTACACCCCGGATCCCAAGGAAAGCCTGTACCGGCCGTCCATCGACGTGTTCTTTCATAGCGTGGCGCAGCACTGGCGCGGCACTGCCGTGGGCGTGCTGCTGACCGGCATGGGCCAGGACGGCGCGCGCGGCCTGAAGGCCATGCGCGAACGCGGCTGTCTCACCATTGCGCAAGACCAGGCCACCAGTGCCGTATACGGCATGCCCAAGGCGGCGGCCGCCCTGCAGGCAGCGGTGGAAATCAAACCGTTGGACCAGATCGCGCCGCGCGTGATCCAGGCCTTGGCCTGA